One genomic segment of Manis pentadactyla isolate mManPen7 chromosome 1, mManPen7.hap1, whole genome shotgun sequence includes these proteins:
- the LOC118919422 gene encoding xin actin-binding repeat-containing protein 2-like — protein MERNEQESSKTNKIDVVGTETVSHLEKHTEEINQASQIHQYVQETVIDTPEDEDIPKISVKILKEQFEKFAQEKTLYSDKETAPAKQINKIGSDYEETLNPSSIVGTSSTSCTPISQRKETSTRRSSDHRATSSTLVQDNTVPSGGTEEFPPPPPSSLQTPIDVMAFSQSPEFPSPPRMPPVSKELCSKQRNLYELNHLYKHIHPELRKNLEKDYISQVSEIVSSQVNPSSSVSADVQQARYVFENTNISCPKGLNSEREHLECNEILKGEVQSMRWIFENQPLDAINNGSPEEGNISKGIADQEIIAVGDVKYTTWMFETQPIDMLGDHSSGTEENAEKIPELARGDVCTARWMFETKPLDSMNKMHPSQEEPGVSSIKDIIGGDVKTVRYMFETLHLDQLGQFHTVDQVHLLQLRSELQEIKGNVKQTIKCFETQPFCVIRDGLGQTLEIKTVHREDVEKGDVRTAQGLETQPLDTINKDITEIKVIQEISMEEKVKGGVSRAKWLFETQPLEKIKESEKDMIEKETIMGTDVSRKCWMFEAQPSDILKEVPDAYPVRSEEILGGDVQTTKRLFETLPIEALKDSPDVGKLQKITTFEEEKGDVRHQKWIFETQPLEEIREDKKEYIRTVKLEEVDRGDVRNYTNTFESNNLIKFDASHKIEVKGVTRGAVELNKSLFETTPLHAIQDHLGKCHQVKTVQQEQILRGDVGSCRWLFETRPIDQFDESIHNFQIIRGISAQDIQTGNVKSAKWLFKTQPLDSIKYFSNMEVESKIEQATDIIKGDVKTCRWLFETQPMESLYEKVSLMTDSEEIPKGEVKACTWLFETRPFDTIKDDSEETVKSQAVKQEEIHGADVCSACFLFETENLDSIQGEEGKEIKAVEVDIQAGDVSSMWRKFENQSLDSIRSSEEVLKKITSPATLCCQIKIETRRRDSPPKITIPISENHVDSSSFKESMEAQEEVRKVGKRALTSTKTE, from the exons atggaaagaaatgaacaagaatcttccaaaacaaacaaaattgatgTTGTTGGAACAGAAACG GTCTCTCATCTTGAAAAGCACACTGAGGAAATAAATCAAGCTTCTCAGATCCATCAATATGTTCAAGAAACAG TCATTGATACACCTGAGGATGAAGACATTCCGAAGATTTCGGTTAAGATTTTAAAAGAGCAATTTGAAAAGTTTGCTCAGGAAAAGACCCTTTATTCTGACAAAGAGACAGCCCCAGCCAAGCAGATTAATAAG ATTGGAAGTGACTATGAAGAGACTCTTAACCCATCATCCATTGTGGGTACCTCTTCGACTTCTTGTACTCCaatcagccagaggaaggaaacatcGACCAGACGATCTAGTGACCACAGGGCCACCTCCTCAACACTGGTGCAAGATAATACCGTTCCTTCAGGAGGCACAGAAGaatttcctcctcccccacccagcaGCCTTCAAACTCCAATAGATGTGATGGCATTTTCCCAGTCCCCTGAATTCCCCAGCCCTCCTAGAATGCCACCAGTCTCCAAAGAATTATGTTCTAAACAAAGAAATTTGTATGAGCTAAACcatttatataaacatattcATCCGGAGTTAAGGAAGAACTTAGAAAAAGATTATATCAGTCAGGTTTCTGAGATTGTTTCTAGTCAAGTGAATCCAAGCAGCTCAGTTTCTGCAGATGTTCAGCAAGCCCGGTatgtttttgaaaacacaaatatCAGTTGTCCAAAAGGCCTGAACTCAGAAAGAGAACATTTGGAGTGTAATGAGATTCTGAAGGGGGAGGTGCAGTCCATGAGGTGGATTTTTGAAAATCAGCCATTAGATGCCATCAACAATGGCTCTCCAGAGGAAGGTAACATCTCCAAGGGCATTGCTGATCAAGAAATCATTGCTGTTGGTGATGTGAAATATACCACATGGATGTTTGAAACACAACCCATAGATATGCTGGGGGATCATTCTTCTGGTACTGAAGAAAATGCTGAGAAAATTCCTGAGCTAGCCAGAGGAGATGTTTGTACAGCCAGATGGATGTTTGAAACAAAGCCATTAGATTCAATGAATAAAATGCATCCAAGTCAAGAAGAACCAGGGGTATCTTCCATAAAGGATATAATTGGCGGGGATGTCAAGACTGTGAGATACATGTTTGAAACTCTACATCTGGATCAACTTGGACAGTTTCATACAGTGGATCAGGTTCACTTACTGCAGCTCAGGTCTGAGCTCCAAGAAATTAAGGGAAATGTTAAGCAAACcataaaatgttttgaaactcAACCATTCTGTGTTATTAGAGATGGTTTAGGTCAAACACTAGAAATTAAAACTGTTCACAGAGAAGATGTTGAAAAGGGGGATGTGAGAACAGCACAAGGGCTTGAAACACAGCCCTTGGACACAATCAATAAGGATATCACAGAAATTAAAGTCATCCAAGAAATATCCATGGAAGAAAAGGTCAAAGGTGGGGTGAGCAGGGCAAAGTGGTTGTTTGAAACTCAGCCTTTGGAGAAAATCAAAGAGTCAGAAAAGGACATGATTGAGAAGGAAACAATTATGGGTACAGATGTCTCCAGAAAGTGTTGGATGTTTGAAGCACAGCCATCAGACATTCTAAAGGAAGTTCCTGACGCATATCCTGTAAGATCTGAAGAGATACTAGGGGGCGATGTACAAACTACCAAGCGTCTATTTGAAACACTTCCAATAGAAGCTTTAAAAGATAGCCCTGATGTAGGTAAACTTCAAAAAATTACCACCTTTGAAGAAGAAAAGGGGGATGTTAGGCACCAAAAGTGGATTTTCGAAACCCAACCTCTGGAAGAGATTAGAGAAGATAAAAAAGAGTATATACGAACAGTGAAACTTGAAGAGGTTGACAGAGGAGATGTCAGGAATTACACAAATACCTTTGAGTCaaacaatttaattaaatttGATGCATCACATAAGATAGAGGTGAAAGGAGTCACAAGAGGTGCTGTAGAATTAAATAAATCACTCTTTGAAACAACACCATTACATGCTATTCAAGATCACCTTGGAAAATGTCATCAGGTAAAGACAGTCCAGCAAGAACAAATCCTAAGAGGTGATGTAGGAAGCTGCAGGTGGCTTTTTGAAACAAGGCCCATTGACCAGTTTGATGAAAGCATTCATAACTTTCAAATAATCAGAGGAATATCTGCTCAGGACATACAGACTGGAAATGTGAAATCTGCTAAGTGGTTGTTTAAAACCCAACCTCTTGattcaattaaatattttagtaatatGGAAGTAGAAAGTAAAATTGAACAAGCTACAGATATCATTAAAGGGGATGTCAAAACCTGTAGATGGCTTTTTGAAACCCAGCCAATGGAGTCTCTTTATGAAAAAGTCTCATTAATGACAGACAGTGAAGAAATTCCTAAGGGAgaagtcaaagcctgtacttggCTCTTCGAAACTCGGCCCTTCGATACCATAAAAGATGACTCTGAAGAAACAGTCAAATCACAAGCTGTAAAACAGGAGGAGATCCATGGTGCAGATGTTTGTTCAGCGTGTTTTCTTTTTGAGACAGAAAATCTGGACAGCATACAAggagaagaaggaaaggaaatcaaGGCTGTGGAAGTAGATATCCAAGCTGGGGATGTCTCCAGCATGTGGCGTAAATTTGAAAATCAGTCCTTAGACTCTATCAGGTCCTCAGAGGAAGTGTTGAAAAAGATTACATCTCCTGCAACACTTTGTTGCCAAATTAAGATAGAAACTCGTCGTAGGGACTCTCCACCTAAAATCACAATACCGATAAGTGAAAATCATGTTGACAGTAGTTCCTTCAAAGAATCCATGGAAGCTCAAGAGGAAGTTAGGAAAGTAGGGAAAAGGGCACTTACATCCACAAAGACAGAATAA
- the LOC118919421 gene encoding cAMP-dependent protein kinase catalytic subunit PRKX-like, translated as MPPAQAASREARRPARPGPERVPMEAPEPAPESRAEAPDGAPQPPSYHLQDFDTLATVGTGTFRGVQLVKEKTAKHFFALKVMSIPDVIRLKQEQHVHNEKSVLK; from the coding sequence ATGCCGCCCGCCCAGGCTGCGTCCCGGGAAGCCCGGCGACCCGCGCGCCCCGGACCTGAGCGCGTCCCTATGGAGGCGCCCGAGCCGGCCCCGGAGAGCCGCGCCGAGGCACCCGACGGTGCGCCCCAGCCGCCCTCCTACCACCTGCAGGACTTCGACACGCTAGCCACCGTGGGCACAGGGACATTCAGGGGGGTGCAGCTTGTCAAGGAGAAGACAGCCAAGCATTTCTTCGCCCTCAAGGTGATGAGCATTCCGGACGTCATCCGCCTGAAGCAGGAGCAGCATGTGCACAACGAGAAGTCGGTGCTGAAGTAA